The DNA window TCACCCGCATCGAGGCCGGGAGGATGCCGCTGCACCTGTCGGACTTCGGCATCCCGGAGCTGCTCCAGGAGGTGATGGCGGAGATGGACCCCATCATCGTCCGCAGCAAGCTGGCGGTGAGCACACACCTGGGTGCGAAACTGCCCCAGGTCCACAGCGACCGGCAGAAGATGAAGCAGGTCGTCCTCAACCTCCTGTCCAATGCGCTGAAGTTCACGCACGAGGGCTCGGTGAAGGTGTCGGCGGAGTGCGCCACGCCATCGTCGCTGCTCACCATCTCCGTGACGGACACCGGGATTGGCATCGACCCGGCCTATCAGGAGAAGATCTTCGAGGACTTCCAACAGGTGGACAGCTCGCCCACCCGTGCCTATGGGGGCACCGGGCTTGGGTTGTCCATCTGCCGTCGTCTGGCCGACATGCTGGGGGGACGCGTCACCCTTCAGAGTATCCCAGGGCAGGGGTCGACCTTCACGCTGCACTTTCCACGACGCCCGAGGCGGACATGACGAATCCCTCCCCGAATCTCCAGCCGCTCGTGCTCGTCGTCGACGACTACGACGATGCGCGGGAGATGTACGCGGAGTACCTCGAGTACTCAGGGTTCCGCGTGGCGCAGGCGAGAAACGGCCAGGAAGCACTGGACCAGGCCTTCGCGCTCGTGCCGGACATCATCCTGATGGACCTCTCGCTGCCCGTCATCGACGGCTGGGAGGCCACGCGCCAGCTGAAGAAGGATGACCGCACGCGCACCATCCCCGTGGTGGCCCTCACCGGACATGCGCTGACGGGCCAGTCGGACGAAGCGCGCGGTGCGGGGTGCGACTCGTTCGTCACCAAGCCCTGCCTCCCCGATGAGCTCGTCACCGAGGTCCGCAACCTGCTCGCGCAGCGCGCGGTCGCGGCGACGCGGTAGGACGTTCCCATGCCGCGGCCCTCCCGCCCCTCCAGCAAGGCCAGGCCCCCGGGCCGGCGTGGGACACCCGCGAGGACGGAGGCGCCCCCGCCTCCCCGCAAGCAGAAGCCGCGGCGCGCCAGCGCCCCCAAGACCCGCACGCCCCACGCCAAGGCGAAGCCCCTCCGGAGAAAGGCCTCGCGAGGCGCCAAGACGCGTGAGGTCCAGGAGGTCCAGGAGGACTTCAAGGGTCCATGGTATCTCCACGGCGTGGTGCGCGCGAAGGGCCCCTTGAAGCTGGGCGCCCTGGGGCTGGGCATGCCACCGGCCCGGATTCACGGGGTGCGGGAAGGAGCGCTGACCGCGCTGGTGTCCCCCATCGCCACGCACCGGGTGGACCCGACGCGGGCGAACCTGATGGCCCACCAGCGCGCCGCCGAGGTCATCCTGCGCGAACACACGCTCTTGCCCGTGGCCTTCGGTACGGTGCTGAGCTCCCGGACGCAGGTCCAGCAGTTGCTGCGCGCCACGAAGGGCGTGCTCACCACCGCGCTCAGCTCGCTGGACGGCAAGGTGGAGCTGGGCGTCAAG is part of the Myxococcus landrumus genome and encodes:
- a CDS encoding response regulator, with product MTNPSPNLQPLVLVVDDYDDAREMYAEYLEYSGFRVAQARNGQEALDQAFALVPDIILMDLSLPVIDGWEATRQLKKDDRTRTIPVVALTGHALTGQSDEARGAGCDSFVTKPCLPDELVTEVRNLLAQRAVAATR
- a CDS encoding GvpL/GvpF family gas vesicle protein, translated to MPRPSRPSSKARPPGRRGTPARTEAPPPPRKQKPRRASAPKTRTPHAKAKPLRRKASRGAKTREVQEVQEDFKGPWYLHGVVRAKGPLKLGALGLGMPPARIHGVREGALTALVSPIATHRVDPTRANLMAHQRAAEVILREHTLLPVAFGTVLSSRTQVQQLLRATKGVLTTALSSLDGKVELGVKVLHHREHLARRMELEDLSLRRRADEMEAEHERRLWHAVELRAALDMAAMLESLRPLAAASRIHSPVGERMLLNTAFLVTRAEVPAFEAKVRTLAARSDLYSFRFTGPWPAYSFVDVRFGLDGGKAPAASRSAG